A part of Verrucomicrobiota bacterium genomic DNA contains:
- a CDS encoding IS200/IS605 family transposase yields the protein WGTDGIWSEGYFVSTVGINEEIIRRYIKLQGNQDGGQAMLELG from the coding sequence TTGGGGCACGGATGGAATTTGGTCGGAAGGTTATTTTGTTTCTACTGTTGGGATAAATGAAGAGATCATTCGCCGATACATCAAGCTACAGGGCAATCAAGACGGCGGACAAGCTATGCTTGAACTAGGCTAA